A single region of the Cereibacter sphaeroides 2.4.1 genome encodes:
- a CDS encoding alpha/beta hydrolase, which yields MTEPSFLVTPEGRRIAYRLTDGEGPAVVFCGGFKSDMEGTKALHLQAWAERTGRAFLRFDYSGHGQSEGAFLDGSIGDWFEDARAVCGLLAGPLLLVGSSMGGWISLLLAREMGARVAGLVGIAAAPDFTEDSMWGGFNAAQREALQRAGQVILPSDYSEEPYIITRRLIEEGRRRLVLRDPLELGFPVRLLQGTADVDVPPSVALRLLDHATGPDIRLTLVKGADHRFSTPECLRMIEQAVEELLAR from the coding sequence ATGACCGAGCCCAGCTTTCTCGTGACGCCCGAGGGCCGTCGCATTGCCTACCGTCTGACCGACGGGGAAGGGCCCGCGGTGGTCTTCTGCGGCGGTTTCAAGTCGGACATGGAGGGGACGAAGGCCCTGCATCTGCAGGCGTGGGCCGAACGCACCGGCCGGGCCTTCCTGCGCTTCGACTATTCCGGGCACGGGCAGTCGGAGGGCGCCTTCCTCGACGGGTCCATCGGCGACTGGTTCGAGGATGCCCGCGCCGTCTGCGGCCTGCTCGCCGGCCCGCTGCTGCTCGTCGGATCCTCGATGGGGGGCTGGATCTCGCTGCTCCTTGCCCGCGAGATGGGCGCGCGGGTGGCGGGCCTCGTCGGCATCGCGGCCGCGCCCGACTTCACCGAGGACAGCATGTGGGGCGGCTTCAACGCGGCGCAGCGCGAGGCGTTGCAACGGGCGGGGCAGGTGATCCTGCCGTCCGACTATTCCGAAGAGCCCTACATCATCACCCGCCGCCTGATCGAGGAGGGGCGCAGGAGGCTCGTGCTGCGCGATCCGCTGGAGCTCGGCTTCCCGGTGCGTCTGCTGCAGGGGACGGCGGATGTGGACGTGCCGCCCTCGGTCGCGCTGCGGCTGCTGGATCATGCGACGGGGCCCGACATCCGCCTGACGCTGGTGAAGGGCGCCGACCACCGCTTCTCGACGCCGGAGTGCCTGCGGATGATCGAGCAGGCGGTCGAGGAGCTGCTGGCGCGCTGA